Proteins encoded in a region of the Deefgea piscis genome:
- a CDS encoding trypsin-like serine peptidase, protein MKIEEKIAVALGLTLSAFTLIGALALAFNPPRIHSAKPSVPVASFVRAASMPDKQNPELSRQQQILFFGTDDRLVIPAPYPAPFAAIGQLTTKNDYNCTATLVAPDLAVTAAHCFMMEARKPDAGLWFKAGFHQGEYQAKYQVLDQVFHPAFKRGLQYKGNDVYILPQAAEYDIAWLKVKLVEGVAPAPMPLFKGERAALELAFKTANMQLNQGGFAEDHDQLLTAHLGCSLTKFRQNNTLFHRCDTLSGDSGSPIWLTTNNGPLLIGVQSSAPDWFNRQQADNVGVSVLQLPAL, encoded by the coding sequence ATGAAAATTGAAGAAAAAATCGCCGTAGCATTAGGCTTAACTTTAAGTGCCTTCACCCTCATCGGTGCCTTGGCGCTGGCATTTAATCCACCGCGAATTCATAGCGCCAAACCGAGCGTGCCGGTGGCCTCATTTGTTCGTGCGGCGAGCATGCCAGACAAACAAAATCCTGAACTCTCTCGGCAGCAGCAAATTCTATTTTTTGGTACGGATGATCGTTTGGTGATTCCCGCGCCGTATCCCGCGCCGTTTGCTGCCATTGGCCAGCTCACCACCAAAAATGATTACAACTGTACCGCCACCTTGGTCGCCCCCGATTTAGCGGTGACCGCGGCGCATTGTTTTATGATGGAAGCACGGAAACCGGATGCCGGTTTATGGTTTAAAGCCGGTTTTCATCAGGGCGAATATCAAGCCAAATACCAAGTGCTCGATCAAGTGTTTCACCCAGCGTTTAAACGCGGTTTGCAATACAAAGGCAATGATGTGTATATCTTGCCGCAAGCCGCTGAATACGATATTGCTTGGTTAAAAGTAAAGCTGGTTGAAGGTGTGGCACCCGCGCCGATGCCCTTGTTTAAAGGCGAACGGGCGGCTTTAGAGCTGGCGTTTAAAACGGCGAACATGCAGCTCAATCAAGGTGGTTTTGCTGAAGATCACGATCAATTACTCACCGCGCATTTGGGTTGCAGCTTAACTAAATTTCGGCAAAACAATACCTTGTTTCATCGTTGCGACACCTTATCGGGTGACTCTGGATCGCCGATTTGGTTAACGACCAACAACGGCCCGCTCTTGATCGGCGTACAAAGCTCGGCCCCCGATTGGTTTAATCGCCAACAAGCGGACAATGTTGGCGTGAGCGTTTTACAGTTGCCTGCGCTGTAA
- a CDS encoding glutamate-5-semialdehyde dehydrogenase, with translation MDIQQYMQDVGRAARAASRLMAKANTGAKNAALNAIADAIERDAALLLAANQQDMDQAQADGLDAAMLDRLQLTPKTIATMAQGLREMVALPDPIGNMGDFKYRPSGIQVGKMRVPLGVIGIIYEARPNVTADAAGLCIKSGNATILRGGREAFNCNQAIAACVKEGLSAAGLPASAVQIIETPDRAAVGELITMNEFVDVIIPRGGKGLIERISRDARVPVIKHLDGICHVYIDNEADPVKAVRIADNAKTHRYAPCNTMETLLVNAAIAATILPQIAAIYREKGVEMRGCLATQAILPDALAATEADWRTEYLAPIIAIRIVDDLDQAMDHINTYGSHHTDAIVTENYTKSRQFLREVDSASVMINASTRFADGFEYGLGAEIGISTDKIHARGPVGLEGLTSEKWIVFGDGEIRV, from the coding sequence ATGGATATCCAACAATATATGCAAGACGTTGGCCGCGCCGCGCGTGCGGCCAGCCGCTTAATGGCCAAAGCCAATACCGGTGCCAAAAATGCCGCATTGAATGCGATTGCTGATGCCATCGAGCGTGATGCCGCGCTTTTACTCGCCGCCAACCAACAAGATATGGATCAAGCGCAGGCCGATGGTTTAGATGCGGCGATGCTCGATCGCTTGCAACTCACGCCAAAAACCATCGCCACAATGGCGCAAGGCTTGCGTGAAATGGTGGCCTTGCCAGATCCAATCGGCAATATGGGTGATTTTAAATACCGTCCGAGCGGGATTCAGGTCGGCAAAATGCGCGTACCACTGGGTGTGATCGGCATTATTTATGAAGCTCGTCCGAATGTGACTGCAGATGCGGCGGGCCTGTGTATCAAATCGGGTAATGCGACGATTTTGCGCGGTGGCCGTGAGGCATTTAACTGTAATCAAGCCATTGCGGCCTGTGTTAAAGAAGGTTTATCTGCGGCAGGTTTGCCAGCCAGCGCGGTGCAAATTATCGAAACGCCAGATCGCGCTGCGGTTGGCGAGTTGATTACAATGAATGAATTTGTCGACGTGATTATCCCGCGCGGCGGCAAAGGCTTAATTGAGCGCATTAGCCGTGATGCCCGTGTGCCGGTGATTAAGCATTTGGACGGTATTTGCCATGTGTATATCGACAATGAAGCCGATCCAGTCAAAGCGGTTCGTATCGCTGACAATGCCAAAACGCATCGTTATGCACCATGCAATACCATGGAAACGCTGCTGGTGAATGCAGCCATTGCGGCGACGATTTTGCCGCAAATTGCGGCGATTTATCGCGAAAAAGGCGTAGAAATGCGCGGTTGCTTAGCAACACAAGCCATTTTGCCAGATGCTTTGGCGGCGACAGAAGCCGATTGGCGTACCGAATATTTAGCACCGATTATTGCCATTCGGATTGTTGACGATCTGGATCAGGCGATGGATCACATCAATACCTATGGCAGCCATCATACCGACGCCATCGTGACCGAAAATTACACTAAATCACGCCAATTTTTGCGTGAAGTTGATTCGGCATCCGTGATGATTAACGCGTCAACGCGCTTTGCCGATGGTTTTGAATATGGTTTAGGCGCTGAAATTGGCATCTCAACCGACAAAATCCACGCCCGTGGTCCAGTCGGTTTAGAAGGGCTGACCAGCGAAAAATGGATTGTGTTTGGCGATGGCGAGATTCGAGTTTAA
- a CDS encoding chorismate mutase, with product MSVPAELIALREQIDALDQQLFVLLAERFQVTAQVGELKKQFQLPAQDLARESAQLQKIQRLASETGLDPDWALRFQRLILDEVVIQHQQC from the coding sequence ATGAGCGTGCCCGCTGAGCTAATCGCACTGCGCGAGCAAATCGACGCGCTCGACCAGCAATTGTTTGTGCTGCTGGCCGAGCGTTTTCAAGTTACCGCACAGGTCGGGGAATTGAAAAAACAATTCCAACTTCCGGCGCAAGACTTGGCACGCGAATCAGCGCAATTGCAAAAAATACAGCGTTTGGCGAGCGAAACAGGCCTTGATCCCGACTGGGCGCTGCGATTTCAGCGTTTGATTTTGGATGAAGTCGTTATCCAGCATCAGCAGTGCTGA
- the nadD gene encoding nicotinate-nucleotide adenylyltransferase encodes MQKIGIFGGTFDPIHYGHLALARCMRDQLQLNEVRLIPTGLPPHRPISPVSPAQRLAWVRAAIAGEAGLLADDREVRRAGYCYTFDTLREIQAENPQALLVWLIGADSWQHLPTWHAWRELLDLGHLLIAARPEFDIDVENSRLSPDLAEEFASRHVIANTDTLSRGKISLLSSPLMPISSTQVRDLLSRGEDVSALTPVFDLLDQSGLYR; translated from the coding sequence ATGCAAAAAATCGGCATTTTTGGCGGTACGTTTGATCCCATTCATTATGGGCACTTGGCTTTGGCGCGCTGTATGCGCGATCAATTGCAGCTCAATGAAGTACGTTTAATCCCCACAGGTTTACCGCCGCATCGTCCGATATCACCCGTGTCACCCGCGCAGCGTTTGGCGTGGGTGCGGGCGGCGATTGCTGGTGAAGCCGGTTTGCTGGCCGATGATCGAGAAGTTCGCCGAGCAGGCTACTGTTACACTTTTGATACGTTGCGCGAAATCCAAGCAGAAAACCCGCAAGCCTTGCTGGTTTGGTTGATTGGGGCTGATTCTTGGCAGCATTTACCAACGTGGCATGCTTGGCGTGAATTATTGGATTTGGGGCATTTACTGATCGCAGCGCGGCCTGAGTTTGATATTGACGTGGAAAATTCACGCTTAAGCCCTGATTTAGCAGAAGAATTTGCCAGTCGGCACGTAATAGCCAACACCGATACACTGTCTCGGGGTAAAATCAGTTTATTATCCAGCCCGCTTATGCCTATCTCGTCGACGCAAGTGCGTGATTTATTATCACGTGGGGAAGATGTTTCAGCGCTCACCCCCGTGTTCGACCTGTTAGATCAAAGTGGGCTTTATCGTTAA
- the rsfS gene encoding ribosome silencing factor → MTEYVDAMRDIAVLALEDIKGKEIQVLDTTTLTDLFDCMIVATGESNRQVRALANNVAVELKAKGYEILSTEGEETGDWVLVDAGSLIVHVMLPAVRDYYDLEQLWGGQKPTFNPMGKAWSAV, encoded by the coding sequence ATGACAGAATACGTCGACGCAATGCGTGATATCGCCGTTTTGGCGCTTGAAGATATTAAAGGTAAAGAAATCCAAGTTTTGGATACCACCACACTAACTGATTTATTCGATTGCATGATTGTTGCTACCGGTGAATCAAACCGTCAAGTTCGTGCATTGGCCAATAATGTGGCCGTTGAACTGAAAGCCAAAGGCTATGAAATCCTCAGCACCGAAGGTGAAGAGACTGGCGATTGGGTATTGGTTGATGCCGGTAGTTTGATTGTGCATGTGATGTTGCCTGCAGTTCGTGATTATTATGACCTTGAGCAATTATGGGGTGGTCAAAAACCAACCTTTAACCCAATGGGTAAAGCTTGGTCAGCAGTTTAA
- the cysD gene encoding sulfate adenylyltransferase subunit CysD, with protein sequence MNTLSEARLTHLKQLEAESIHIIREVAAEFENPVMLYSIGKDSAVMLHLAKKAFAPGKPPFPLMHVDTTWKFQEMYKLRDKQIADGWNLIRHVNEDGVAAGINPFTAGSAKHTDVMKTEGLKQALNKYGFDAAFGGARRDEEKSRAKERVYSFRDKNHRWDPKNQRPELWNIYNSKVDKGESIRVFPISNWTELDIWQYIFMENIEIVPLYLSEEREVVEYNGSLIMIDDERILQYLTPEQKATISKKWVRFRTLGCYPLTGAVESRATTLPEVIQEMLLATTSERQGRAIDHDSSGSMEKKKMEGYF encoded by the coding sequence ATGAATACTTTGTCCGAAGCAAGGCTGACGCACTTAAAGCAGCTTGAAGCCGAATCGATCCACATCATTCGTGAAGTGGCCGCTGAATTTGAAAATCCCGTCATGCTGTATTCCATTGGCAAAGATTCTGCCGTGATGCTGCATTTAGCTAAAAAAGCCTTTGCGCCGGGCAAACCACCGTTTCCATTGATGCATGTGGACACCACGTGGAAATTCCAAGAAATGTATAAGCTGCGCGATAAACAAATCGCTGATGGTTGGAATTTGATTCGCCACGTGAACGAAGATGGCGTCGCTGCGGGGATTAATCCGTTTACTGCTGGCTCAGCGAAACATACCGACGTAATGAAAACCGAAGGTTTAAAGCAAGCTTTGAACAAATACGGTTTTGACGCGGCTTTTGGCGGCGCACGTCGTGATGAAGAAAAATCTCGCGCTAAAGAGCGTGTGTATTCATTCCGCGATAAAAACCATCGTTGGGATCCAAAAAATCAACGTCCAGAGCTGTGGAATATCTACAACTCGAAGGTCGACAAAGGCGAATCGATTCGCGTATTCCCGATTTCGAACTGGACTGAGCTCGACATCTGGCAATACATCTTCATGGAAAACATCGAGATCGTGCCGCTGTATTTGTCGGAAGAGCGTGAAGTGGTTGAATACAATGGCTCGCTGATCATGATCGATGACGAGCGCATTTTGCAATATCTGACGCCAGAGCAAAAAGCGACGATCAGCAAGAAATGGGTGCGTTTCCGTACGCTGGGCTGTTATCCATTGACCGGTGCCGTGGAATCGCGTGCAACGACGTTGCCTGAGGTGATTCAGGAAATGTTGCTGGCGACCACCTCCGAGCGCCAAGGCCGCGCCATTGACCATGATTCGAGTGGCTCGATGGAAAAGAAAAAAATGGAAGGCTACTTTTAA
- the cysN gene encoding sulfate adenylyltransferase subunit CysN, with protein sequence MSNQSELIASDILAYLKQHENKDMLRFITCGNVDDGKSTLIGRLLHDSKLIFEDHLAAIQKDSQKFNTTDQEIDLALLVDGLQAEREQGITIDVAYRYFSTEKRKFIIADCPGHEQYTRNMATGASTSDLAIILIDARYGVQTQTRRHSFIVSLLGIKQVIVAVNKMDLVDFSEARYNEIRAQYLDFAKDLAIEDIEFVPLSALRGDNVVNESDKTPWYEGQTLMGLLESVQINKHAKLDAFRLPVQYVNRPNLDFRGFCGTIAAGHVLPGDEIIALPSGKKSKVKAIVTYEGEQPAAYSGQAITLTLEDEIDISRGDMIVRAQDAQPHVGSAFDAHLVWMNEAPLVVGKEYMVKLGGKQCFGRVTSIQYRIDVNSLDHLNVQELKLNEIGLVRIDLTAPIAFDTYRECRGTGNLIIIDRLTNATSAAGMIHAPATAAVGEEVDELTRLRAFEADLNVLVRKHFPHWGAKDILDLLK encoded by the coding sequence ATGTCAAATCAATCAGAACTGATCGCCAGCGATATCTTGGCGTATTTGAAGCAACACGAAAACAAAGACATGCTGCGTTTTATTACTTGCGGCAATGTGGATGACGGTAAATCGACTTTGATCGGTCGTTTGCTGCATGACTCAAAACTGATTTTTGAAGATCACCTCGCGGCGATTCAAAAAGACAGTCAAAAATTTAACACCACTGACCAAGAAATCGACTTGGCGTTGCTGGTTGACGGTCTGCAAGCTGAGCGTGAGCAGGGCATTACCATTGATGTGGCTTACCGTTATTTCTCGACTGAAAAACGCAAATTCATCATCGCCGATTGCCCAGGCCACGAGCAATACACGCGCAATATGGCAACGGGTGCTTCAACGTCTGATCTGGCGATTATCTTGATCGATGCGCGTTACGGCGTGCAAACGCAAACGCGTCGCCACAGCTTTATTGTGTCACTGCTCGGTATTAAACAAGTCATCGTTGCGGTGAATAAGATGGACTTGGTTGATTTCAGTGAGGCGCGTTACAACGAAATCCGTGCGCAGTATCTCGATTTTGCTAAAGATTTGGCGATTGAAGACATCGAGTTCGTGCCATTGTCAGCTTTGCGCGGCGATAACGTTGTCAATGAATCAGACAAAACGCCATGGTACGAAGGGCAAACTTTGATGGGCTTGCTGGAAAGCGTGCAAATCAATAAACACGCCAAGCTCGACGCGTTCCGTTTGCCAGTGCAATACGTCAATCGCCCGAATCTGGATTTTCGTGGCTTCTGCGGCACGATTGCCGCGGGCCATGTGTTGCCGGGTGACGAAATCATTGCGCTGCCATCAGGCAAAAAATCGAAAGTTAAAGCGATTGTCACGTATGAAGGCGAGCAGCCGGCTGCATATTCAGGCCAAGCGATTACGCTCACGCTGGAAGACGAAATCGACATTTCCCGTGGCGATATGATTGTTCGCGCCCAAGACGCGCAGCCGCATGTTGGCAGTGCCTTCGACGCGCATTTGGTGTGGATGAACGAGGCGCCGTTGGTGGTTGGCAAGGAGTATATGGTTAAGCTTGGCGGTAAACAATGCTTCGGGCGTGTTACCTCCATCCAGTATCGTATCGACGTGAATAGCCTTGATCATCTGAATGTGCAAGAACTGAAACTCAATGAGATTGGTTTGGTGCGTATTGATTTGACCGCGCCGATTGCATTCGACACCTACCGTGAATGCCGTGGTACCGGTAATTTGATCATTATCGATCGTTTGACCAATGCAACTTCCGCCGCCGGCATGATCCACGCGCCAGCAACGGCAGCGGTAGGTGAAGAAGTCGATGAATTGACGCGCTTACGTGCCTTTGAAGCGGATTTGAATGTGCTAGTTCGCAAACATTTCCCGCATTGGGGCGCAAAAGATATTTTGGACTTGCTGAAGTAA
- a CDS encoding 2-hydroxychromene-2-carboxylate isomerase, translating to MSLAIDFYFDFSSPYGYIASQLIDPLAEKYGRSSHWHAIVLNDNFQSLERMKMAGNMMRTDYIKRDAQRLAAYYGIAYHTPSLVGVNTEQAARLFHTIHDRDPQQGTAFASLVLKAYFVENKNIAILEELQALASQVDISAEEFHEACSNPSSRARVKAEVDMAEARGVFGSPFFMVGGERFWGNDRLPQLERWLATGPY from the coding sequence ATGTCGCTGGCCATTGATTTTTATTTTGATTTTTCTTCGCCGTACGGTTATATCGCTTCGCAATTGATCGATCCCCTCGCTGAAAAATATGGCCGCTCTAGTCATTGGCATGCGATTGTCTTAAATGATAATTTTCAATCGCTTGAGCGAATGAAAATGGCCGGTAATATGATGCGAACCGATTATATTAAGCGCGATGCCCAGCGTTTGGCGGCTTATTATGGCATTGCTTATCACACCCCTTCTTTAGTCGGCGTGAATACTGAGCAAGCAGCACGGCTGTTTCATACCATACACGATCGAGATCCGCAGCAAGGCACCGCTTTTGCTAGCTTGGTGCTGAAGGCTTATTTTGTTGAAAACAAAAACATCGCCATCTTAGAAGAGCTGCAAGCGCTGGCAAGCCAAGTGGATATCTCTGCAGAAGAATTCCACGAGGCTTGCAGTAATCCAAGTAGCCGTGCTCGGGTGAAGGCTGAAGTCGATATGGCTGAGGCGCGCGGCGTATTTGGCTCGCCATTTTTTATGGTGGGGGGCGAGCGCTTTTGGGGCAATGATCGTTTGCCGCAACTTGAGCGCTGGCTGGCCACTGGACCATATTAA
- a CDS encoding FKBP-type peptidyl-prolyl cis-trans isomerase: MTTELIIEDLVVGDGKAAVKGALITTHYTGTLLDGTVFDSSHLKGRPFQCVIGTGRVIKGWDQGLMGMQVGGKRKLFVPAHLAYGERQIGEHIKPNSDLYFEIELLEVLTRD, translated from the coding sequence ATGACCACAGAACTCATTATCGAAGACCTCGTCGTCGGCGATGGCAAGGCCGCAGTCAAAGGCGCGTTGATTACCACCCATTACACCGGCACTTTGCTTGACGGCACGGTGTTTGATTCTTCACACCTTAAAGGTCGGCCATTTCAATGCGTTATTGGCACAGGCCGAGTCATTAAAGGCTGGGATCAAGGGCTGATGGGGATGCAAGTCGGTGGCAAGCGAAAGTTATTCGTCCCCGCGCATTTGGCCTATGGCGAGCGGCAAATTGGCGAGCATATCAAACCCAATTCGGATTTGTATTTTGAAATTGAATTATTAGAAGTATTAACCCGCGACTAA
- a CDS encoding LysE family translocator: MSLQIWLAFIATTCFISATPGPNMLLMISHGARYGWRATTATMAGTIVGLALLLGASAMGVSTILATSALLFTALKIIGALYLLYLGYQCWNAGSQLSLPSANADTPRARFRTGLTIALSNPKAILFAGAFLPQFINPSLPQAPQWLILLSSFFVIELSWQLIYALGGMSLARWLASGQRIKAFNRSCALAFFAVGGALAFAKR; encoded by the coding sequence ATGTCTTTGCAGATTTGGTTGGCTTTTATTGCCACCACTTGTTTTATCTCGGCAACGCCCGGGCCAAATATGTTGCTGATGATTAGCCATGGCGCTCGCTATGGCTGGCGAGCGACAACAGCGACGATGGCAGGCACCATTGTCGGTTTGGCCTTGCTACTGGGGGCTTCGGCGATGGGCGTCAGCACGATTTTAGCGACTTCAGCGCTGCTATTTACTGCGCTAAAAATCATCGGTGCCTTGTATTTACTGTATTTAGGCTATCAATGCTGGAATGCTGGCAGCCAACTGTCGCTACCGAGTGCCAACGCCGATACGCCGCGTGCCCGCTTTCGCACCGGCCTGACTATCGCCTTATCTAACCCCAAAGCCATTTTATTTGCCGGTGCTTTTTTGCCGCAATTTATTAACCCCAGTTTGCCGCAAGCCCCACAATGGCTGATTTTACTCAGTAGCTTTTTTGTGATTGAGCTCAGTTGGCAACTGATTTATGCCTTGGGTGGCATGTCGCTGGCTCGCTGGTTAGCCAGCGGCCAAAGAATTAAAGCGTTTAATCGCAGCTGCGCACTGGCTTTTTTTGCTGTAGGTGGTGCTTTAGCATTCGCCAAACGCTAA
- a CDS encoding DnaJ domain-containing protein, with the protein MSLHDHYARLGVQPNASIEQIKSAYRRNATKFHPDRNPAPDAAARFREIQVAYEVLSDSEKRKAYDDYRQRSLIDDPLAVAQEITAKYLQGLFQ; encoded by the coding sequence ATGTCTTTACATGATCACTATGCTCGGCTTGGCGTTCAGCCTAATGCCAGCATCGAGCAGATAAAATCGGCCTACCGCAGAAATGCGACTAAATTTCATCCCGATAGAAATCCGGCCCCTGATGCCGCTGCGCGATTTAGAGAAATCCAAGTCGCCTATGAAGTGCTTTCCGATAGCGAAAAACGTAAAGCTTACGATGATTATCGTCAGCGCAGCTTAATTGATGATCCTTTGGCTGTTGCCCAAGAGATTACTGCCAAATATCTACAAGGTTTGTTTCAGTGA
- a CDS encoding MFS transporter, with amino-acid sequence MAMNDKTTSQSKEIRKVVSGSFAGALLEWYDFFIYGMASGLLFGQLFFPDADPMIGMLGAFASFAVGFWARPIGGIVFGHFGDRFGRKATLLWTIMIVGISTVLIGCLPTYAQVGIWAPILLTVLRLIQGFGLGGEYAGAALMAIESAPKSRRGFIGSLPQAAASAGLVLATAVFALCNATLSNEQFITWGWRIPFLLSALLLLVGLYIRFNVKETSDFVRAAQPAPTTPCGDSSHRFPLITLLRTQKRNLLLAMGARLIETVMFNIVYAFAIVYMTQSLNMDRQLPLMALLCAAAIGIITCPVAGWLSDRYGQKSIYLFGAAFCVLFAFPFYFLLGTQNTTLVFIAMILGYNLGPTLIFAVQATMFSQIFDVRVRYTGLSVAYQVSAIAGGMTPVTAILLLMANDGQPWYVAIATAIIGIISFACVRLIHQGEPVNHKTTAPLALPLHVLQAK; translated from the coding sequence ATGGCAATGAATGATAAAACGACCTCTCAAAGTAAAGAGATTCGCAAAGTAGTTTCTGGAAGTTTTGCTGGTGCTTTGTTGGAATGGTATGACTTTTTTATTTATGGCATGGCCTCTGGCCTACTCTTTGGACAATTATTTTTTCCTGATGCCGATCCAATGATTGGCATGCTCGGTGCTTTTGCATCATTTGCTGTTGGTTTTTGGGCCCGCCCCATTGGTGGCATTGTTTTTGGGCATTTTGGTGATCGCTTTGGCAGAAAAGCCACATTGCTATGGACCATTATGATTGTTGGTATTTCGACCGTATTAATTGGTTGTTTGCCGACTTATGCGCAAGTGGGCATCTGGGCACCAATTTTATTAACCGTGCTCAGATTAATTCAAGGATTTGGCTTAGGTGGCGAATATGCCGGCGCAGCATTGATGGCCATTGAATCGGCGCCAAAATCACGCCGCGGCTTTATCGGCTCTTTGCCTCAAGCAGCAGCATCAGCAGGCTTGGTGTTAGCAACTGCTGTTTTTGCCCTATGCAATGCAACTTTAAGTAATGAACAATTCATCACATGGGGATGGCGGATTCCCTTCTTGCTGTCAGCCTTATTATTACTCGTTGGCCTATATATCCGATTTAACGTAAAAGAAACCAGTGATTTTGTGCGTGCCGCACAGCCTGCACCAACGACCCCTTGCGGTGATAGCAGTCATCGCTTTCCACTCATTACGCTATTACGCACACAAAAACGCAATCTCCTTTTGGCCATGGGTGCAAGATTGATTGAAACCGTGATGTTTAATATCGTCTATGCATTTGCCATTGTGTATATGACGCAATCGCTCAATATGGATCGACAACTACCCTTAATGGCGCTCCTTTGTGCTGCAGCGATTGGGATCATCACTTGCCCTGTCGCGGGCTGGCTTTCTGATCGTTATGGGCAAAAATCAATTTACCTATTTGGCGCCGCATTTTGTGTTTTATTTGCGTTCCCATTTTACTTTTTACTTGGCACTCAAAATACCACGCTTGTTTTTATTGCGATGATTTTGGGCTACAACCTTGGGCCGACTTTGATTTTCGCCGTACAAGCTACGATGTTTTCACAAATTTTTGATGTTCGCGTTCGCTATACCGGTCTATCTGTGGCGTATCAAGTTTCAGCGATTGCCGGGGGCATGACTCCCGTCACTGCGATCCTGCTGCTGATGGCCAATGATGGTCAGCCTTGGTATGTCGCAATTGCCACCGCCATCATTGGGATTATTTCATTTGCTTGTGTACGACTCATTCATCAAGGCGAGCCTGTTAACCATAAAACAACGGCCCCCCTCGCTTTGCCTCTGCATGTATTACAAGCTAAATAG
- a CDS encoding sulfite exporter TauE/SafE family protein, with the protein MDFFNLNTPDGEQLSPATIISVVLLMFMYTFVGICAGFGGGLTTMPLVSMLIPVKMAAPMSVIVGTATALYATWLSRKETDWKSAAVLIGFSLLGIPFGLYALSNLPDATMKIGLGTFLLVYSFYSLFIPRLPVYDKRWIAAPMGTIAGALGAAFSTNGPPVVIYGMLRNLGPAAFRGTLNAFFTASNISIIVGLTSSGIMTVSTVKLVLFAIPTMILGSLVGQWVHKRLPVALFRKLVFILLIASGGMLIKGATGWPAYAVLGPVFALLGLLQLIFGKKIAAIRAEQTA; encoded by the coding sequence ATGGACTTTTTTAATCTAAATACCCCAGATGGGGAGCAACTCTCGCCGGCAACCATTATTTCGGTAGTGCTGTTGATGTTTATGTACACCTTTGTCGGCATTTGCGCTGGCTTTGGTGGTGGACTAACCACAATGCCGCTGGTTTCAATGCTGATTCCAGTCAAAATGGCGGCACCAATGTCGGTCATTGTCGGTACGGCGACCGCTTTGTATGCCACTTGGCTCTCACGAAAAGAAACCGATTGGAAATCCGCCGCGGTATTGATTGGATTTTCCTTGCTCGGGATTCCGTTTGGTCTTTACGCACTCTCGAATCTACCTGATGCAACGATGAAAATCGGTTTGGGAACGTTCCTCTTGGTTTACTCGTTCTACAGCCTGTTTATCCCTCGCTTGCCAGTGTATGACAAACGTTGGATTGCCGCGCCAATGGGCACGATTGCTGGTGCACTGGGCGCAGCCTTTTCAACCAATGGACCACCGGTAGTGATTTACGGCATGTTGCGAAATTTAGGTCCTGCAGCTTTTCGCGGCACACTCAATGCATTTTTTACCGCCAGCAATATATCGATCATCGTCGGCCTAACCAGCAGCGGCATCATGACGGTTTCAACAGTAAAACTCGTACTTTTTGCGATTCCAACCATGATTTTAGGTTCACTGGTTGGTCAATGGGTGCACAAGCGTTTGCCAGTGGCTCTATTTCGCAAATTGGTATTTATTTTGCTGATTGCCTCAGGCGGCATGCTCATTAAAGGTGCAACAGGTTGGCCAGCTTATGCGGTACTCGGCCCTGTCTTTGCATTATTGGGTTTATTACAGTTGATCTTTGGTAAAAAAATCGCTGCAATCCGTGCTGAGCAAACTGCTTAA